The Dermochelys coriacea isolate rDerCor1 chromosome 7, rDerCor1.pri.v4, whole genome shotgun sequence genome window below encodes:
- the LOC119858694 gene encoding cellular nucleic acid-binding protein isoform X3, giving the protein MSSNECFKCGRTGHWARECPTGIGRGRGMRSRGRGFQFMSSSLPDICYRCGESGHLAKDCDLQEDEACYNCGRGGHIAKDCKEPKREREQCCYNCGKPGHLARDCDHADEQKCYSCGEFGHIQKDCTKVKCYRCGETGHVAINCSKTSEVNCYRCGESGHLARECTIEATA; this is encoded by the exons ATGAGCAGCAACGAGTGCTTCAAGTGTGGACGTACTGGACATTGGGCTCGGGAATGCCCTACTGGAATTGGCCGTGGCCGTGGGATGCGGAGCCGTGGCAGAG GCTTCCAGTTCATGTCTTCATCTCTCCCAGACATCTGTTACCGCTGTGGTGAGTCTGGCCATCTTGCCAAGGACTGTGATCTTCAGGAGGATG AAGCCTGCTATAACTGCGGCAGAGGTGGCCATATTGCTAAGGACTGCAAGGAGccaaagagagagcgagagcagtGCTGCTACAACTGTGGCAAACCTGGCCATCTGGCTCGTGACTGTGACCATGCAGATGAGCAGAAGTGCTATTCTTGTGGGGAATTTGGACACATTCAAAAAGACTGCACCAAAGTTAAGTGCTATAG GTGTGGTGAAACTGGGCATGTAGCCATCAACTGCAGCAAGACAAGTGAAGTCAACTGCTATCGCTGTGGCGAGTCAGGGCACCTTGCACGGGAATGCACAATTGAAGCTACAGCTTAA
- the LOC119858694 gene encoding cellular nucleic acid-binding protein isoform X2, translating to MSSNECFKCGRTGHWARECPTGIGRGRGMRSRGRGGFTSARGFQFMSSSLPDICYRCGESGHLAKDCDLQEDACYNCGRGGHIAKDCKEPKREREQCCYNCGKPGHLARDCDHADEQKCYSCGEFGHIQKDCTKVKCYRCGETGHVAINCSKTSEVNCYRCGESGHLARECTIEATA from the exons ATGAGCAGCAACGAGTGCTTCAAGTGTGGACGTACTGGACATTGGGCTCGGGAATGCCCTACTGGAATTGGCCGTGGCCGTGGGATGCGGAGCCGTGGCAGAGGTGGATTTACCTCCGCAAGAG GCTTCCAGTTCATGTCTTCATCTCTCCCAGACATCTGTTACCGCTGTGGTGAGTCTGGCCATCTTGCCAAGGACTGTGATCTTCAGGAGGATG CCTGCTATAACTGCGGCAGAGGTGGCCATATTGCTAAGGACTGCAAGGAGccaaagagagagcgagagcagtGCTGCTACAACTGTGGCAAACCTGGCCATCTGGCTCGTGACTGTGACCATGCAGATGAGCAGAAGTGCTATTCTTGTGGGGAATTTGGACACATTCAAAAAGACTGCACCAAAGTTAAGTGCTATAG GTGTGGTGAAACTGGGCATGTAGCCATCAACTGCAGCAAGACAAGTGAAGTCAACTGCTATCGCTGTGGCGAGTCAGGGCACCTTGCACGGGAATGCACAATTGAAGCTACAGCTTAA
- the LOC119858694 gene encoding cellular nucleic acid-binding protein isoform X5, with protein sequence MSSNECFKCGRTGHWARECPTGIGRGRGMRSRGRGGFTSARGFQFMSSSLPDICYRCGESGHLAKDCDLQEDEACYNCGRGGHIAKDCKEPKREREQCCYNCGKPGHLARDCDHADEQKCYSCGEFGHIQKDCTKGVVKLGM encoded by the exons ATGAGCAGCAACGAGTGCTTCAAGTGTGGACGTACTGGACATTGGGCTCGGGAATGCCCTACTGGAATTGGCCGTGGCCGTGGGATGCGGAGCCGTGGCAGAGGTGGATTTACCTCCGCAAGAG GCTTCCAGTTCATGTCTTCATCTCTCCCAGACATCTGTTACCGCTGTGGTGAGTCTGGCCATCTTGCCAAGGACTGTGATCTTCAGGAGGATG AAGCCTGCTATAACTGCGGCAGAGGTGGCCATATTGCTAAGGACTGCAAGGAGccaaagagagagcgagagcagtGCTGCTACAACTGTGGCAAACCTGGCCATCTGGCTCGTGACTGTGACCATGCAGATGAGCAGAAGTGCTATTCTTGTGGGGAATTTGGACACATTCAAAAAGACTGCACCAAAG GTGTGGTGAAACTGGGCATGTAG
- the LOC119858694 gene encoding cellular nucleic acid-binding protein isoform X4: MSSNECFKCGRTGHWARECPTGIGRGRGMRSRGRGFQFMSSSLPDICYRCGESGHLAKDCDLQEDACYNCGRGGHIAKDCKEPKREREQCCYNCGKPGHLARDCDHADEQKCYSCGEFGHIQKDCTKVKCYRCGETGHVAINCSKTSEVNCYRCGESGHLARECTIEATA; this comes from the exons ATGAGCAGCAACGAGTGCTTCAAGTGTGGACGTACTGGACATTGGGCTCGGGAATGCCCTACTGGAATTGGCCGTGGCCGTGGGATGCGGAGCCGTGGCAGAG GCTTCCAGTTCATGTCTTCATCTCTCCCAGACATCTGTTACCGCTGTGGTGAGTCTGGCCATCTTGCCAAGGACTGTGATCTTCAGGAGGATG CCTGCTATAACTGCGGCAGAGGTGGCCATATTGCTAAGGACTGCAAGGAGccaaagagagagcgagagcagtGCTGCTACAACTGTGGCAAACCTGGCCATCTGGCTCGTGACTGTGACCATGCAGATGAGCAGAAGTGCTATTCTTGTGGGGAATTTGGACACATTCAAAAAGACTGCACCAAAGTTAAGTGCTATAG GTGTGGTGAAACTGGGCATGTAGCCATCAACTGCAGCAAGACAAGTGAAGTCAACTGCTATCGCTGTGGCGAGTCAGGGCACCTTGCACGGGAATGCACAATTGAAGCTACAGCTTAA
- the LOC119858694 gene encoding cellular nucleic acid-binding protein isoform X1 codes for MSSNECFKCGRTGHWARECPTGIGRGRGMRSRGRGGFTSARGFQFMSSSLPDICYRCGESGHLAKDCDLQEDEACYNCGRGGHIAKDCKEPKREREQCCYNCGKPGHLARDCDHADEQKCYSCGEFGHIQKDCTKVKCYRCGETGHVAINCSKTSEVNCYRCGESGHLARECTIEATA; via the exons ATGAGCAGCAACGAGTGCTTCAAGTGTGGACGTACTGGACATTGGGCTCGGGAATGCCCTACTGGAATTGGCCGTGGCCGTGGGATGCGGAGCCGTGGCAGAGGTGGATTTACCTCCGCAAGAG GCTTCCAGTTCATGTCTTCATCTCTCCCAGACATCTGTTACCGCTGTGGTGAGTCTGGCCATCTTGCCAAGGACTGTGATCTTCAGGAGGATG AAGCCTGCTATAACTGCGGCAGAGGTGGCCATATTGCTAAGGACTGCAAGGAGccaaagagagagcgagagcagtGCTGCTACAACTGTGGCAAACCTGGCCATCTGGCTCGTGACTGTGACCATGCAGATGAGCAGAAGTGCTATTCTTGTGGGGAATTTGGACACATTCAAAAAGACTGCACCAAAGTTAAGTGCTATAG GTGTGGTGAAACTGGGCATGTAGCCATCAACTGCAGCAAGACAAGTGAAGTCAACTGCTATCGCTGTGGCGAGTCAGGGCACCTTGCACGGGAATGCACAATTGAAGCTACAGCTTAA